The Papio anubis isolate 15944 unplaced genomic scaffold, Panubis1.0 scaffold591, whole genome shotgun sequence genome window below encodes:
- the LOC116273356 gene encoding spindle and kinetochore-associated protein 3 isoform X2: MRILYDLHSEVQTLKDDVNILLDKARLENQEGIDFIKATKVLMEKNSMDIMKIREYFQKYGYSPRVKKNSVHEQEAINSDPELSNCENVQKPDVKDDLSDPPVASSCISEKSPRSPQLSDFGLERYMVSQVPPNPPQAVNNYKEELVIVTPPSKPSLVKVLKTPKCALKMDDFECVTPKLEHFGISEYTMCLNEDYTMGLKNVRNNKW; this comes from the exons ATGAGAATTTTATATGACCTTCATTCAGAAGTTCAGACTCTAAAG GATGATGTTAATATTCTTCTTGATAAAGCAAGATTGGAAAATCAAGAAGGCATTGATTTCATAAAGGCAACAAAAGtactaatggaaaaaaattcaatgGATATTATGAAAATAAGAGAGTATTTCCAGAAGTATGGATATAGTCCACGTGTCAAGAAAAATTCAG TACACGAGCAAGAAGCCATTAACTCTGACCCAGAGTTGTCTAATTGTGAAAATGTTCAGAAGCCTGATGTGAAAGATGATCTTTCTGATCCTCCTGTTGCAAGTAGTTGTATTTCTGAGAAGTCTCCACGTAGCCCACAActttcagattttggacttgaGCGGTACATGGTATCCCAAGTTCCACCAAACCCTCCACAGGCAGTGAACAACTATAAGGAAGAGCTTGTAATTGTAACTCCACCTAGCAAGCCATCACTAGTAAAAGTACTAAAAACTCCAAAATGTGCACTAAAAATGGATGATTTTGAGTGTGTAACTCCTAAATTAGAACACTTTGGTATCTCTGAATATACTATGTGTTTAAATGAAGATTACACAATGGGACTTAAAAATGTGAGGAATAATAAATGGTAA